The genomic stretch GTAATTTAAGAAGTTTTACTTGCTTTAAAAAAGTGCGAAATTTGTAAAGTCCATTTGCAATTAAAGTGAATACGAACTGGTACAGCATCCTCTGAGCGTGGTTTACTGGAACTACACATTTTGAATGACTGTTTGAGATCGTAAAAGTGAGATATTCAATGTTTAGCCCATAAAGGGCCTTTGTTAAAGAAGGGTACGCTATGCACATGCCATCGCCTAATACAGTAGCTCCCGCTCAAGGGTTATATCAACCGGATGAGTTTAAGGATAATTGTGGTTTCGGCCTAATCGCTCATATGCAAGGTGATGCAAGCCATCACTTGGTTAAGACCGCAATGCATAGTCTAAGTTGTATGACCCATCGTGGTGGGATTGCGGCGGATGGTAAGACGGGAGATGGTTGTGGTCTACTTTTGGCCATGCCAAAACAATTCTTCCGTGAAGAAGCGAAAAAGCTCAGTGATATTACCCTAAGTGAAATTTTTGCAGTGGGATCAGTATTTCTAAACTTAGATCCTGCTCTGGCGGCCCATTCAAGAAAAATATTAAATAAAGAAATTGAAGCTGAAGGCCTCAACGTTTTGGCTTGGCGGGTGATCCCAACCAATAACGATGCTTTGGGTGAAATTGCAATGCGGTCTTTGCCAGCTTTTGAGCAAGTCATTGTCAATTGCCCGATGGGGGTGAGCGAAGTTGAATTTAACCGTAAATTGTTTTTAGCACGTCGCCGTGCAGAGCAACAGTTGACGCAAGATTCGTATTTTTATGTGACCACACTCTGCTCAACCGTAATCAGCTATAAAGGCCTCATGATGCCTGAAGCGATTGCTGACTTTTATACCGATTTGGCCGATGAGCGTTTAGCATCGCATATTGTGGTTTTCCATCAACGTTTCTCGACCAATACCTTACCGCGTTGGCCATTGGCACAGCCTTTCCGTTATTTGGCACACAATGGCGAAATTAATACCATTACAGCAAATCGTAATTGGGCGATGGCACGCACCCCAAAATTTGAAAATCCATTGCTGCCAGGTTTAACTGAACTCAATCCAATCGTCAATCGTACTGGTTCAGATTCTTCAAGCCTCGACAATATGCTTGAAATCTTGGTCGGTGGTGGCATGGATCTGTTCCGTGCGCTGCGCATGTTGGTGCCACCAGCATGGCAGAATGTTGAAACCTTAGATGCTGATTTACGTGCATTTTATGAATTTAACTCAAAACACATGGAAGCTTGGGATGGTCCAGCAGGTCTGGTAATTCAAGATGGTCGGCATGCGATTTGTATGTTGGATCGAAATGGTTTACGCCCAGCACGTTGGGTGATTACCAAAAATGGCTATATTACACTGGCCTCTGAGATTGGGGTTTGGGGCTATGCACCTGAAGATGTTTTGTCCAAAGGCCGTGTAGGTCCAGGGCAAATCTTGGTGATTGATACCTTAACGGGCAAGCTGCTTGATACCAAAGATGTGAGCAATCATCTAAGTAAAATGCGTCCATACCGTGAGTGGCTGCGTGAACATTCGATTCGTGTGCAGGGAAGCCCTGAGTTAGAGGAATATTTATGTGATCAAGGCTTAAAAGGCGATGCTCTGAAAGCTGCACAGAAAATGTTTATGGTGACCTTTGAAGAGCGTGATCAATTGCTGCGACCGATTGCAGAAAGTGGTCAGGAAGCTGTGGGTTCAATGGGGGACGATACTCCAATGGCGGTACTTTCACGCCAAGTTCGCCATGTATCCGATTTCTTCCGTCAACAGTTTGCACAGGTAACCAATCCACCGATTGACCCATTACGTGAATCGATTGTGATGTCTTTGGAAACGTGTTTAGGCCGTGAACAAAATGTATTTGAGCAAAGCCCTGAACATGCTGATCGCCTCATCATTTCAAGCCCTGTGCTTTCAAACTCTAAAATGCACCAAATTCGTACGCTGGGTCGTACTGGCTATGAAACGATAGACATCGATTTAAATTATGCAGAAAGTGAAGGCTTAGCCGCTGCAATTCAACGAATTTGTGAAGTTTCTGCACAAGCCATCCGTGATGGAAAAACCTTGTTGGTCTTGTCCGATAAAAAAATTCGTGAAGGTTATTTGCCTGCCAGTGCGGTCATGGCAACGGGTGCAGTACATCACTATTTGATTCAACAAGGCTTACGTACCGATGCCAATATTATTGTTGAAACAGCGGTGGCACGTGATCCGCATCAGTTTGCCGTGATCTTGGGTTTTGGCGCAACCGCGATTTATCCATACTTGGCCTATGACGTGATTAATGACCTGATCGCTAAAGGGGAGCTGTTGGGTGATCCAATTCATGCCCAAGCCAATTTCCGTAAGGGAATTGAAAAAGGCTTGCTCAAAGTCTTGTCTAAAATGGGCATTTCAACGGTTGCCTCTTATCGTGGTGGGCAGTTGTTTGAAGCGGTCGGCTTATCCAATGAAGTGGTGGATACCTGTTTCACAGGGGTGCCAAGTCGTATTCAGGGGGCAACCTTTGTCGATATCGAAAATGATCAGAAAAAACTGGCTGAACTTGCATGGAAATCCCGTAAACCAATTGATCAAGGTGGCCTGCTGAAGTTTGTGTTTGGTAAGGAATATCATGCCTTTAATCCAGATGTGATCAACTCCCTGCATCAAGCGGTGCGGACTGGAAACTATGCAGATTTTAAAGCCTATGCTGAGCTCGTAAATACGCGTCCGATCGCCACCATCCGTGATTTATTTAAACTAAAAACGGATCAACCGATTGCACTTGATGCGGTTGAGTCAGTTGAAGCGATTTTACCAAGATTTGACTCTGCTGGGATGTCACTCGGTGCCTTGTCACCTGAAGCACATGAAGCCATTGCGATTGCGATGAATACCATTGGTGGGCGCTCAAACTCTGGTGAGGGTGGTGAAGATCCTGCACGTTATGGCACCATTCGTAACTCTAAAATTAAGCAAATTGCCTCAGGTCGTTTTGGGGTCACGCCAGCCTATTTGATGTCCGCTGAAGTACTACAGATTAAAGTTGCCCAAGGAGCAAAACCCGGTGAAGGTGGCCAGTTACCTGGAGGTAAGGTCAATGGTTTAATTGCACGGTTACGGTATTCAGTACCCGGTGTAACCCTGATTTCACCGCCACCGCACCATGATATTTATTCGATTGAAGATTTATCACAGCTGATTTTTGACTTAAAGCAAGTCAATCCGAAAGCCATGGTTTCAGTCAAACTGGTGTCAGAGCCGGGTGTGGGCACCATTGCTGCTGGGGTGGCCAAAGCCTATGCTGATTTTATTACCATTTCAGGTTATGACGGTGGTACGGCTGCATCGCCATTGTCCTCAATTCACCATGCCGGTTCACCGTGGGAATTGGGCTTGGCAGAAGCACATCAAGCCTTACGTGTGAATGATTTGCGTGGCAAAGTTCGTGTACAAACCGATGGTGGTTTAAAAACTGGCCTTGATGTGGTGAAAGCTGCCATTTTAGGGGCAGAGAGTTTTGGTTTTGGTTCAACTCCGATGATCGCATTAGGCTGTAAATACTTGCGAATCTGCCATTTAAATAACTGTGCAACTGGCGTGGCAACTCAACAGGACCATTTACGTCAAGAGCATTATATTGGCGAACCCGAAATGTTGATTAACTTCTTCCACTTTATTGCAGAGGAAACCCGTGAATGGCTTGCAGCACTGGGTGTCTCACGTTTGGCTGATTTGATCGGGCGTACCGACTTACTTGAAGTGTTACCGGGTGATACTGACAAACACGCACATTTAGATTTGAGCGCTTTGCTGCAGTCACATCCTTCAGCAGAGGGTAAAGCGCAGTACTGCCAAGTACAAGGCAATGCACCATTTGATAAAGGCATTTTGGCAGAGAAAATGGTGGCAGAGATGTTGCCAGCGATTGAAGCAGAAACAGGCGGTGAATATCACTTTAGCATTGGTAACTGTGATCGCTCAATTGGTGCGCGTATTTCTGGTGAGATTGCCAGCCGTTATGGCAATCTGAGTATGGAAGCGCATCCCGTTAAAGTGAACCTGAAAGGGACTGCGGGTCAGTCGCTTGGGGTTTGGAATGCCGGTGGTTTGCATATCAAACTTGAGGGTGATGCCAATGACTATGTTGGTAAAGGCATGGCAGGCGGGCGTCTCTCAATTTTCCCACCTAAAGGTTCGCCGTTCCAAACTCAAAACACTGCGATTATTGGCAATACCTGTTTATACGGTGCAACTGGCGGTAAAGTCTTTGCTGCGGGCACTGCAGGTGAACGTTTTGCGGTACGTAACTCCGGTGCTTTTGCGGTGATTGAAGGGGCGGGTGATCACTGCTGCGAATATATGACGGGTGGTATTGTGACGGTATTGGGTAAAGTTGGACATAATTTTGGTGCAGGCATGACCGGTGGTTTCGCCTATGTGCTCGATTTGGACAATGACTTCGTCGATCATTACAATCATGAACTGATTGAGTTAAATCGCATCTCGACCGAAGTCATGGAAGAGCATCAAGAGTTTCTGATGCGGATTCTCGATGAACATATTCAAGAAACTGGGAGTGCTTGGGCCTATAAGATCCGCAATGAGTTTGATTTTTATAGCCGTAAATTTTGGTTGGTCAAACCCAAAGCTGCCAATTTACAAACGCTGTTAAAAGCCACTCAAGCCGATCCACAATAATTCCACGACCCTGATTTTAGGCAGGTGTGGATAACTGTTTGGTTATCCACACTGACCCACGGAGAGAAACATGGCAGAGCGCCTAAGTAATGACTTTCAATTTTTGGATGTCGCTAGACAAGATCCAGAGAAAAAAGATCTGGTCGTCCGCAAAGCAGAGTTTGTGGAAATTTATAAACCGTTTACAGCAGAGATCGCGGCAAATCAAAGCCATCGCTGTTTGGGCTGTGGTAATCCCTATTGTGAATGGAAATGTCCGGTACACAACTATATTCCCAACTGGCTCAAACTAATTGCGGAAGGGCGGATTTTCCAAGCTGCAGAATTATGCCATCAAACCAATACTTTGCCAGAAGTCTGTGGGCGTGTTTGTCCGCAAGACCGTTTATGTGAGGGGGCTTGTACCCTCAATGACGGTTTTGGTGCGGTGACCATTGGTAATGCGGAAAAATATATTAATGATACGGCTTTTGCATTGGGTTGGCGTCCAGATATGTCTCATGTGCAATGGACCGACAAGAAAGTTGCGATTATTGGTGCAGGCCCAGCCGGTCTCGGCTGTGCTGATATTTTGGTGCGCGCAGGTGTGAAACCAGTGGTCTTTGATAAACGTCCTGAGATTGGAGGCTTACTGACTTTTGGTATTCCAGAATTCAAGATGGAAAAAGACGTGATGAAGCGTCGCCGTGAAATCTTTAGTGGGATGGGCATTGAATTCCGTCTCAATACTGAAATCGGCAAAGACATTAGTATCGAAGAATTACTTGCAGATTATGATGCGGTGTTTATGGGGATGGGCACCTATACTTATATGAAAGGTGGCTTTGCTGGTGAAGAACTAGATGGCGTACATGATGCCTTAGATTTTCTCATTGCCAACGTCAATCGTACCCAAGGCTGGGAAGTGGATGCCAGTGATTACATCAGTGTTGAAGGCAAAAAAGTGATTGTACTGGGTGGCGGTGATACGGCAATGGATTGTAATCGCAGTTCAATTCGTCAAGGTGCAGCAGAAGTCAGTTGTGCTTATCGCCGTGATGAGGCCAATATGCCAGGTTCACGTCGCGAAGTGACCAATGCCCGTGAGGAAGGAGTGAACTTCCTGTTTAACCGTCAACCGATTGAGATTGTCGGTGAAAATGGCAAAGTCACTGGGGTCAAAGTCGTAACCACACAGTTGGGTGAGCCAGATAGCCGTGGTCGTCGTAGTCCAGAGCCAATCCCAGGATCAGAAGAAATTTTAGCGGCAGATTGTGTATTGTTGGCCTTTGGTTTCCGTGCCAGCCCAGCAGATTGGTTTGCTGGTAGTGATATTCAGGTCGATGGATCAGGTCGTGTGCTTGCTGCAGAGCAACAAACCTATAAATTCCAGACCTCCAACCCGAAAGTGTTTGCTGGTGGAGATATGGTGCGTGGTTCTGATTTGGTGGTGACTGCCATTTGGGAAGGTCGCCAAGCAGCGGAAGGCATCTTGGATTATCTTGATCTCTAAGTAAGTCATCACTGGACTTTAAACAATCCGCCCAGCGATACACTGAGGCTCGTAATTGAATTACGAGCCTTTTTCTTTGGGGAAGGGCAAGGCCTCCAGAAAGTTCTGTTGCAAAATAGAGCTGTCATTGCTATTCCAAATACAATAGGTCTCTGAACGAATACTGTTGTCGTTAATTTTAATAAAGCAGGTGTTTTCCTTTTTCAGGTTCTGCATGGATTGCGGCACCAAAGCAATGCCAAGCCCCGCCTCGACAACCTCGACAATGGTGAGCCAATTGTGAATCTCATGTGCAATATACGGGCTAAAACCCGCATTCACGCAGATACTGGTAATCTTATCGTGATAGTGCGGTGCGACTGAACGCGGAAACAGCACAAAATTTTCATTTTCCAACAAGGCTAAATCAATCACGGGTTCGGAGGCCAGTGGATGGCTTTTCGGTAGGCAGCAAACAAAGTCCTCTGACATGAGCAGTCGATAGACGATATCGGGCTCTGAATTTAAACTATGCACGAAACCTATATTAATTTGCTCTTGTTTTAAAGCTTGAGTTTGTTCGGATGAATTCATTTCTTTGAGCAGCACCTTAATATGCGGATGCTGTAATTGAAATGCGTTAATCACATTATTTAAACCACGCAGCAGCATTGAACTGCCGAAACCAATACGTAAATTACCGAGCATACCGCGCGCAACCCGTTTACCAATTTGACGCATATCCTCAGAATGCCTTAATAAGGTTAAAGCCTCTTTATAAAATAATGCACCGGCATCGGTAAGTGCCACGGTTTTGTTGTTGCGAATAAAAAGAGAGAATCCTAAGTTGCTCTCAAGCTGTTGAATACTCATGCTAAGCGGGGGTTGAGAAATATGTAAGCGTTTTGCTGCACGACCAAAATGTAATTCCTCAGCCACCATTACAAAGTATTTAAGGTGTTTTAAGTTCATTGCTATTTTCCCGACATCATCGTCGCTTTAAATAAGTTCTAAGACGTTGTTCGCCATAATTGGTTATTAATAGTTTGTGATGCAGTCGATATATTTTATATATCACGTGATGCATATTATATATTTTACTTCATTTAGCAAGCTTCATAATCTGACCTACTCCAAGGCTATAATCAAATAATCGGGTAGAAGCTGGATATGGGTAATTTAAGTATAGTGCAACATATTGATGTTAGTAATAATATTCCAGATCGACATGGTCAAAACTTTTTTAGAGAAGATCCGAACTTTCAACAACTGCTAAAAATTTATTTACCAGCTGACTTATATCAGCACCTATTACCGCACTTTGAAAAATTGGGCGCGGATCTGGGCAGTACTCTGGATGACTTGGCATTAAGTGCAGACAAAAATCCACCAACGTTACAGTATCGTAATCGCCAAGGCTTTGATGAGCAAAAAGTTAATAAACATCCCGATTATATTGAGCTGGAAAAGAAAGCGTACATCGATTTGAATTTGGCAAGTATGTCACATAGAGAAGGTGCATTTGGTTGGAATGACGTTATGCCGCCTATGGTCAAATATGCCATGACCTACTTATTTGTGCAGGCTGAATTTGGTTTGTGTTGTCCAGTCAGTATGACGGACTCATTGACGATGACCATGTGCAAATACGCGTCAAAAGAAATTATTGATAAATACCTACCCAATTTAACCAGCGCTGATTTTGATGAATTGACTCAAGGTGCCATGTTTATTACTGAACAGGGTGCGGGTTCTGATGTTTCTCAAATTACGACGGTTGCACATGAGAAAGACGGGAAATGGTATTTAACAGGAGACAAATGGTTCTGTTCAAACCCTGATGCTGGTGTCGCGATGGTGCTTGCACATGTTGAGGGTGCACCAGCGGGAATGAAAGGTTTGGGCTTATTCTTGATGCCGAAACTACTCGATAATGGCAAGCACAATCATTATGAAATCTTACGTTTAAAAGACAAGATGGGCTCACGCTCCATGGCCAGTGGTGAAATTTCACTGCAAGGTGCAGAGGCGCATTTACTCGGTGAGATTGGTCGTGGTTTCCAACAGATGGCAGACATGATCAACTGGTCGCGACTTTCAAATGGTGTTCGTGCCGCAGGCTTAATGCGTCGTTCAGTCGGTGAAGCGCTGTATATCTGTAAAAACCGTCATGCCTTTGGCAAGACCTTGCAAGATTTGCCGTTGCAAAGAAAGCAATTGCTAAAAATGATGTTGCCGAGTGAACAAGCCAAAACCATGGTGCTACATACTGCACGCGTATTGAATTTGTCGAAGCTTGGCAATGCACAGGCCTTGAAATGTATTCGTATTTTAACGCCATTGATTAAGTTCCGCGCCTGCCGTGATGCACGTAAAGTTACAGGCGATGCGATGGAAGTCCGTGGTGGTTGTGGGTTTATTGAAGAATGGTCAGATGCACGTATTGTTCGAGATGCACATTTGGGTTCAATCTGGGAAGGTACCAGTAATATTGTGGCGCTCGATGTGATTCGTGCCGTTGAACGTGCCGAAGCCTTGCCTGATTTGAAAGCTTATCTGTTGCACTTGTTGAGTCATGAAAAAATACCAGCGATTTCTCGTCAGGTACTAACCCACAAGTTACTTGAAGTTGAGCAGTTTATTCTCAATATTGTTGCTGAGAAAAATCAATCAGATACGCGTAAAGCGGCTTCTGCACTTTATAACATTTGCACTGCAATTATGATGGCTTGGGAAGCAGTACAACTTGAAGATCATTGGCAGCGTTTGGCTTGGGCACATTTGGTGATCAAATATAAATTGAGCCCAGTACATCCATTTGCACGTGATCATAACACGCAGCTTGATGTGGTGTTATCGACATTAATTCAACAAGACAGCGTTAATTTAGAGCAAGCAATGTCAATTATTGCCTAAGCAGGGAGCATTCAGGGAATGAATACAGGTGCATTAAAGGGAATTAAAGTGATCGACCTGAGCCGTGTGTTGGGTGGACCATTTTCCACACAGGTTCTGGCCGATCATGGTGCTGAAGTCATTAAAGTTGAGCCACCGCAAAAAGATGAAACACGCTTTTGGGGGCCGCCATTCCGCAATGATAGTGCTGCCTATTTTTCTGGGGTGAATCGCAATAAACAGGGGATTTCGATTGATTTAACCCAAGCCAAAGGTCAAGAAATTTTATTGACCTTACTGGAAGGGGCAGATGTACTGGTCGAAAACTTTAAGATCGGCACCTTAGAGAAATGGGGGCTTGGTTTTGAAGCGGTGTTGAGTAAGAAGTTTCCGCGTTTAATTCATTGCCGAGTGACTGGTTTTGGTGTGGATGGTCCGATGGGGGGCTTTCCTGGCTATGACTCTGTGATTCAAGCAATGTCAGGGATTATGAGTGTTAATGGCGAGCCGCAAGGTGAGCCATTGCGGGTGGGATTGCCCGTGGTGGATATGGTGACTGGGCTGAATGCGGTGATTGGCGTGCTCTTGGCATTGCAAGCACGCCAAGTAACGGGTCAAGGTCAATTGGTTGAAGCGGCATTGTTCGATTCTGGGGTATCACTGCTGCATCCACATATTCCAAACTATTTATGGTCTGGCAAAGTGCCGAAAGCCACGGGCAATGCACATCCCAATATCAGTCCTTATGACGCATTTAAAACCAGAACCAATGCGATTTATATCGCCGTGGGCAATAACAATCAATTTGCCAAACTGTGTCAGCACTTAGACTTAGCTGCGATTCCAAGCGACACGCGTTTTGAGTCGAATGCACAGCGCTGTTTGTATCGAGCAGAACTTAAACAAATTTTAGAAGAACGTTTACTTGAGTTTGATGGCGATAGTGTGGCTTTTGACTTGATCAAAGCTGGTGTGCCGTGTGGCCCAATCTTGAATGTTGAGCAAATCGTCCAACATCCACATACCACACATCGTCAGATGGTGATTGGGATTGGTGACGATTATCAAGGGATTGGTTCCCCAATTAAGCTCAGCCACAACCCTGCAAGTTATCGCACAGCACCACCAGCCTTTGCTGAAAATACGGTTGAAGTATTGAAGAACAATGGCTTTAGCCAACAACAAATTGACGTGTTGATTGAACAAGGTGTGATTGGTCAACAAAAAAAGTAAAACAAGGGATTGCTTAACGACTTATTTAAACTTAGGTTACTAAAACAAGCAAAATATTGATGTAGACGAATAAGATAAATTTAAACCTATTCAATCAAGCCCGTTAAACATGCAGGGATGCTTAGGAAATCCCACCGCATATGGCTTGAGAGGTTTTGTTGTCTTTAAAAATACGGAATAATCATATGGAACATGTGAGTGAGGCACAACAAGCCAAAATTGCTAAAAAAGCAGGTATGGCGTCATTTGTTGGAACCACCATTGAGTGGTATGACTTTTATGCCTATAGCACCGCAGCAGCCTTGGTTTTTAGTAAAATTTTCTTTCCAACGATTAGTACTGCAAGCGGGACCTTGGCGGCATTTGCCACATTTTGGATTGGTTTTTTAGCACGTCCATTGGGTGGCATGATCTTTGGACACTTAGGTGACCGAATTGGGCGTAAAAAAACCCTGATTGTCACCTTGATGTTGATGGGGGTGTGTACCACCGCGATTGGTTTTTTGCCGACCTATAACTCGATTGGTATAGCAGCCCCGATTCTATTGATTGTCTTACGATTAATTCAAGGAATTGCCATGGGCGGAGAGTGGGGCGGTGCGGTGGTACTCGCTGCTGAGCATGCACCGAAAGGCAAAGAGCTGTTGTACTCTGCCTTTGCCCAACAAGGTTCACCAGTGGGTAACTTGTTGGCAACCTCAATCTTCTTTATGTTCTCTTTCTTGCCAGATGAGCAGTTTCTGTCTTGGGGATGGCGTGTGCCATTCTTACTGTCAGCCTTCTTGGTGATTACTGGCCTGTGGATTCGTGTTGGTGTCGAAGAATCACCAGTAATGAAGCAACTCAAAGAAAGTAAAACCTTGGTCAAAGTCCCATTAAAAGAGGTGCTTGCAAAGTATAAAGTCATGGTGGCTTTGGGTATGGGTGCCTGTATTATCGGACTATCTGCAACCTACTTTAAAACTACATTTGCCTTGTCTTGGGCGGTGAATGAGATTGGTTTTACCCGTTCAGACTTTTTAGGAATCATCACCATTGCATTGATTACACAGGTGATCTTCCAACCATTGGGTGCGATTATTGCCTCTAAGATTAATCTAAAAAAAGCAGTGATTTTTATCTTATTACCTGAAGTGGTTTTATTGCCATTGGCCTTCTATTTAATTTCAACCAAGTCGTTCCTTTGGGCAGCGATTGGGATGGCAGCAGCAACGATTCCTCATTCCATGTATTACTCGTTCTTGGGCGGAATTTTGGTGAAAGCCTTCCCAGCCAACGTGCGCTATACCGGGATTTCGTTGAGTTATCAAATGTGCGGCATGATCTTCGCGGGTTCAACTCCAATTATTGCGCAATTCTTGCTGAATCAGAGCGGCTCAATTATGCCAGTCATTCTATTGGCGATCGTACACGTCTTTGCCAGTATGATTTGTGCGGTGTACTTGATTACCAAGTATGAGTCACTGCAGCGTAGTCATCTGATTCCGAAGTTTGGTGAAACGAGCTAGAGTCTTAAAAAGGAAGCTGTGATGAACAATCGAAATAATCGCGTTTTAATCACAGGCGGTGCTGCTGGGATTGGTGCGGCCATTGCCACCTCCTGCCGTAGCCGCGGCTATGAGGTGGTGATTTTAGATCAGAAAAATGCAGATTATTGCGTTGATCTTTCCAATATTGAAGAAACCGCTCAGGCCTTGCAGCAGATTTTACAGCAAGGCCCGATTACCCGTTTAGTGAACAATGTCGGTATGGTTGCACCTGCAGCCATTGAAGCACAAAGTTTGGCGCAGTTTGATCAAGTCATGGCACTCAATATCCGCTGTGCCTTGCAATGCAGCCAAGCCTTGATTCCAGGCATGAAACAGCAGCAGTTTGGACGGATCGTCAACATGTCCTCTCGGGCGGCACTGGGTAAAACCTTTCGTGCAGCTTATGCAGCGAGTAAAGCAGCATTAATTGGCTTAACTCGGGTATCGGCTTTGGAGTTGGCTGAGTTTGGAATTACCGTTAATGCCATTGGGCCCGGTCCGATTGAAACAGCGTTATTTAAACAAGCCAATCCGATTGATGCACCGCATACACAGCAAATTTTAAATAGCGTGCCTGTGAAACGCTTTGGTCAACCCGAAGATGTGGCACATGCTTGTGATTTCTTTTTAGATGAACAGTCCGGCTTTATTACCGGACAAGTACTGTATGTCTGTGGCGGCATGACGGTAGGTGTAAACGGGATTTAGTTTGGGCTGTACATCGCTTGAATAAATCGTGAAAATCCAGCTGATATCAGCTGGGTTTTTTGTGATCAAGATTGTTATTTCCATGATATTTTTGAAATATATTGCTATAAATTAGGGATATTGTAATGTCAGTTAGTGGAGGCGTTGGAGCGGTCGGCATTGTTTTTATATGGCTTATATTATTGATATTGAGCCTTTTATTGACGCTGATTCATGGTTT from Acinetobacter pullicarnis encodes the following:
- a CDS encoding CaiB/BaiF CoA transferase family protein, translated to MNTGALKGIKVIDLSRVLGGPFSTQVLADHGAEVIKVEPPQKDETRFWGPPFRNDSAAYFSGVNRNKQGISIDLTQAKGQEILLTLLEGADVLVENFKIGTLEKWGLGFEAVLSKKFPRLIHCRVTGFGVDGPMGGFPGYDSVIQAMSGIMSVNGEPQGEPLRVGLPVVDMVTGLNAVIGVLLALQARQVTGQGQLVEAALFDSGVSLLHPHIPNYLWSGKVPKATGNAHPNISPYDAFKTRTNAIYIAVGNNNQFAKLCQHLDLAAIPSDTRFESNAQRCLYRAELKQILEERLLEFDGDSVAFDLIKAGVPCGPILNVEQIVQHPHTTHRQMVIGIGDDYQGIGSPIKLSHNPASYRTAPPAFAENTVEVLKNNGFSQQQIDVLIEQGVIGQQKK
- a CDS encoding MFS transporter encodes the protein MEHVSEAQQAKIAKKAGMASFVGTTIEWYDFYAYSTAAALVFSKIFFPTISTASGTLAAFATFWIGFLARPLGGMIFGHLGDRIGRKKTLIVTLMLMGVCTTAIGFLPTYNSIGIAAPILLIVLRLIQGIAMGGEWGGAVVLAAEHAPKGKELLYSAFAQQGSPVGNLLATSIFFMFSFLPDEQFLSWGWRVPFLLSAFLVITGLWIRVGVEESPVMKQLKESKTLVKVPLKEVLAKYKVMVALGMGACIIGLSATYFKTTFALSWAVNEIGFTRSDFLGIITIALITQVIFQPLGAIIASKINLKKAVIFILLPEVVLLPLAFYLISTKSFLWAAIGMAAATIPHSMYYSFLGGILVKAFPANVRYTGISLSYQMCGMIFAGSTPIIAQFLLNQSGSIMPVILLAIVHVFASMICAVYLITKYESLQRSHLIPKFGETS
- a CDS encoding SDR family oxidoreductase — encoded protein: MNNRNNRVLITGGAAGIGAAIATSCRSRGYEVVILDQKNADYCVDLSNIEETAQALQQILQQGPITRLVNNVGMVAPAAIEAQSLAQFDQVMALNIRCALQCSQALIPGMKQQQFGRIVNMSSRAALGKTFRAAYAASKAALIGLTRVSALELAEFGITVNAIGPGPIETALFKQANPIDAPHTQQILNSVPVKRFGQPEDVAHACDFFLDEQSGFITGQVLYVCGGMTVGVNGI